In Caretta caretta isolate rCarCar2 chromosome 4, rCarCar1.hap1, whole genome shotgun sequence, one genomic interval encodes:
- the BBS7 gene encoding BBSome complex member BBS7 isoform X2, protein MMVLLHVLASKKGKLCQCSRRCQGKGSQGWSWEELLIRHRRKFLWLQDQRHISGADLFLCASYIYNHYCDCKDQHYYLSGDKINDVLCLPVEKLSCIRPILACQDRVLRVLQGSDLLYEVEVSGPPTVLALNNGNGGDSGEELLFGTSDGKLGLIQVSSASPVHKWEIRNEKKRGGILCIDNFDILGDGVKELLVGRDDGMLEIYNFDCTNEPVLRYDHALSESITSIQGGCVGKDGYDEILASTYSGWVTGLTTEPVHREGGSGEELKISQEMQNKISSLRNELEHLQIKVLQEREKYQQSSRSSTALSAVPAFSVNDKFTLNKDDASYSLILEVQTAIDNVLVQSDVPIDLLDVDKNSAVVSFSGCDSEPNSNFLLATYRCQANTTRLELKIRSIEGQYGTLQAYVTPRIQPKTCQLCQYPIKPLSLHQRTHFIDHDRPMNTLMLKGHFSFAEIHSWIVFCLPEVPEKTPVGDSVTFYFQNTFLDTQLESTYRKGEGFFKSDNISTISILKDMLSKEATKRKINLNISYDINEASVNHTLKLIHPKLEYQLLLAKKVQLIDALKELQVHEGNMDFLIPEYRCILEESDHLLEEYKKQPAHLERLYGMITDLFIDKFKFKGTNVKTKVPLLLEILDSYDQNALIAFFDAAA, encoded by the exons gCATATATCGGGAGCAGATCTCTTTCTTTGTGCAAGCTATATCTATAACCATTACTGTGACTGCAAGGACCAGCACTACTACCTGTCAGGAGATAAAATCAATGATGTCCTCTGTCTTCCAGTGGAGAAACTGTCTTGCATTAGACCAATATTGGCATGCCAGGATAGAGTCCTTAGAGTTTTACAG GGGTCTGATTTGCTATATGAAGTGGAAGTTTCTGGACCACCTACTGTTCTTGCTTTAAACAATGGAAATGGTG GTGATTCTGGAGAAGAACTTCTGTTTGGAACATCTGACGGGAAACTTGGTCTCATTCAGGTTTCAAGTGCCTCTCCAGTACATAAGTGGGAAATCAGAAATGAGAAGAAGAGAGGAG gtATCTTATGTATTGATAACTTTGACATTCTGGGTGATGGAGTTAAAGAATTACTTGTTGGCCGAGATGATGGTATGTTAGAAATCTATAACTTCGACTGCACAAATGAGCCTGTCCTTCGATATGATCAT gcCTTGTCAGAGAGCATCACATCTATCCAGGGTGGCTGTGTAGGAAAGGATGGGTATGATGAAATCTTAGCATCCACATATTCAG gatgggtGACAGGACTGACTACAGAGCCTGTCCATAGGGAAGGTGGATCTGGTGAAGAACTAAAGATAAGCCAAGAGATGCAGAACAAGATTTCATCCTTAAG GAATGAGCTGGAACATTTACAGATAAAGGTATTGCAAGAACGTGAAAAATACCAGCAGTCTTCTCGGTCTAGTACTGCTCTTTCAGCAGTACCTGCATTTAGTGTGAATGACAAGTTTACATTAAATAAGGATGATGCCAGCTACAGTCTTATCTTAGAGGTGCAGACAGCGATAGATAATGTCTTGGTACAG AGTGATGTCCCAATAGACCTACTGGATGTGGATAAAAATTCTGCTGTTGTTAGTTTTAGTGGCTGTGATTCTGAA CCAAACAGCAACTTTCTCCTTGCCACTTACCGATGCCAAGCAAATACTACTAGACTGGAGCTTAAG ATTCGATCAATTGAAGGCCAGTATGGGACACTGCAAGCATATGTAACACCAAGAATTCAACCAAAAACCTGCCAACTTTGTCAATATCCGATTAAACCACTGTCACTTCATCAAAGAACTCACTTTATTGATCATGACAG ACCCATGAACACACTGATGCTTAAAGGCCACTTCAGTTTTGCTGAAATTCACTCCTGGATTGTGTTTTGCTTGCCTGAAGTTCCTGAAAAAACTCCAGTAGGAGATAGTGTTACTTTCTACTTTCAGAACACCTTCCTGGATACACAGCTTGAAAGTACTTACAG aaAAGGAGAGGGATTTTTCAAATCTGACAACATTTCTACCATATCcattctaaaagatatgctctctAAAGAAGCCACCAAAAGGAAAATTAATCTCAATATATCCTATG ATATAAACGAAGCATCTGTGAACCACACATTAAAACTAATCCACCCGAAACTAGAATATCAGCTGCTTTTGGCCAAGAAAGTTCAGTTAATAGATGCTCTAAAA gaGTTGCAGGTTCATGAGGGAAACATGGACTTCCTGATACCAGAGTACCGCTGCATTTTAGAGGAATCAGACCACCTTCTTGAAGAGTACAAGAAACAACCTGCACATCTTGAGAGACTTTATG GCATGATTACAGATCTCTTCATtgataaatttaaatttaaaggcACAAATGTGAAAACCAAAGTTCCTCTTCTTCTGGAAATTTTGGACAGTTATGATCAAAATGCACTGATTGCATTCTTCGATGCTGCTGCCTAA